The Papaver somniferum cultivar HN1 chromosome 3, ASM357369v1, whole genome shotgun sequence genome includes a region encoding these proteins:
- the LOC113360651 gene encoding uncharacterized protein LOC113360651, protein MLASFERMLADDAVSDRNKEWIRGKLEKVNKKVNFKKLLKHFKGDIESTWSFLLKGWGEDVKSAVEEKSRENRQRLRRYSHNAKGFHAANFDNKKTQLKFVEKEIADASASIDAAIESCGTFGLTLNRLKQATCGILRRVFFNLPADDDQDLMKKWIEEERKQTKGISCIYGIVTIDLLLAVNVLSLRKAEKALLEEQNQCTNGDANGKIVLNE, encoded by the exons ATGCTTGCTAGTTTTGAAAGGATGTTAGCTGATGACGCAGTCTCGGATCGCAATAAAGAGTGGATCCGAGGAAAGTTAGAGAAAGTTAATAAGAAGGTTAATTTTAAGAAGCTTCTGAAACATTTCAAAGGTGACATAGAATCTACTTGGTCCTTTCTTCTCAAAGGGTGGGGAGAAGATGTTAAGAGTGcagtagaagaaaaatcaagggaaAATCGGCAGCGTCTCAGGAGATATTCACACAATGCAAAGGGATTTCATGCCGCCAACTTTGATAACAAGAAAACACAACTCAAG TTCGTTGAGAAAGAAATCGCGGACGCATCAGCCAGCATTGATGCTGCAATTGAGTCTTGTGGAACTTTTGGTTTGACATTAAATAGACTGAAGCAAGCGACTTGTGGAATCTTGCGAAGAGTATTTTTCAATTTACCCGCTGATGATGATCAG GATCTCATGAAAAAATGGATCGAAGAGGAGCGAAAGCAGAC TAAGGGTATATCATGTATTTATGGTATTGTCACAATCGATCTGTTATTAGCCGTAAATGTTTTG TCCTTGAGAAAGGCAGAGAAGGCTTTACTGGAAGAACAGAATCAATGTACAAATGGAGATGCAAATGGAAAAATTGTTTTAAACGAGTGA